One Streptomyces sp. NBC_01217 genomic region harbors:
- a CDS encoding molybdenum cofactor biosynthesis protein MoaE — MAPTHDHPGEQAATDPIRLLAIRDTPLSVDEIFRAVGDDAAGGTALFVGTVRNHDGGQDVGALGYSCHPSAQDELRRVAEKVVADFPVRALAAVHRVGDLGVGDLAVVVAVSCPHRAEAFEACRRLIDDLKHEVPIWKHQSFSDGTEEWVGAC; from the coding sequence ATGGCTCCCACCCACGACCACCCCGGCGAGCAGGCGGCAACCGACCCCATCCGGCTGCTGGCGATTCGCGACACGCCGTTGTCGGTCGACGAGATCTTCCGGGCCGTCGGGGACGACGCAGCGGGCGGCACAGCGCTCTTCGTCGGTACGGTGCGCAACCACGACGGCGGTCAGGACGTCGGTGCGCTCGGGTACTCCTGCCACCCCTCCGCGCAGGACGAGCTGCGCCGGGTGGCCGAGAAGGTCGTGGCGGATTTCCCGGTGCGGGCGCTGGCCGCGGTCCACCGAGTGGGTGACCTCGGAGTGGGCGACCTCGCTGTGGTCGTCGCCGTTTCCTGCCCGCATCGTGCGGAGGCGTTCGAGGCGTGCCGCAGGCTGATCGACGACCTCAAGCACGAGGTGCCGATCTGGAAGCACCAGAGTTTCTCGGACGGTACCGAGGAATGGGTCGGAGCCTGCTGA
- a CDS encoding SDR family oxidoreductase — protein MSSPDPQVRAARNLSDPSTENKPAKSRSRNRGPVVAVTGAAGGVGELLTARLAASEEIKQVIAIDERRGEVSEATWHILDVRDPAIAEKLRGADVVVHLALDLDLETDPAARTAYNVRGTQTVLTAAAAVGVHRVVLCTSAMVYGALPDNDIPLAEDAELRATAEATGVGDLLEIERLGRRAPRAHPGLNVTVVRPTVLVGGTDTALTRYFESPRLLVVAGSRPTWQFCHVEDLVTALEYAALEKIDGEFAVGCDGWLEQEEVEELSGVRRMELPSAVALGAAARLHRIGLTPSPAGDLAYTMHPWVVSVSRLHDVGWRPAWTNEEVLAALLEEVEGRHTVAGRRLGRKDATAAGAAGATVALLGTAALVRRARKARRRI, from the coding sequence GTGAGTTCCCCAGATCCTCAGGTTCGCGCAGCGCGAAACCTGTCCGACCCCTCGACCGAGAACAAGCCCGCAAAGAGCCGCTCCAGGAACCGTGGCCCCGTCGTCGCGGTCACCGGAGCCGCGGGGGGCGTCGGTGAGCTGCTCACCGCACGCCTCGCGGCATCCGAGGAGATCAAGCAGGTCATCGCCATCGATGAACGCCGCGGAGAGGTCTCCGAGGCGACCTGGCACATCCTCGACGTACGGGACCCCGCGATCGCGGAGAAGCTGCGCGGCGCGGATGTCGTCGTGCACCTGGCACTCGATCTCGACCTGGAGACCGACCCCGCGGCCCGCACCGCCTACAACGTGCGCGGCACCCAGACCGTGCTGACGGCCGCCGCGGCCGTCGGGGTCCACCGGGTCGTGCTGTGCACCTCGGCGATGGTCTACGGAGCGCTGCCCGACAACGACATCCCGCTCGCCGAGGACGCGGAACTGCGCGCCACGGCCGAGGCCACCGGCGTCGGGGACCTCCTGGAGATCGAACGGCTCGGCCGCCGCGCTCCTCGCGCCCACCCCGGACTCAATGTGACCGTGGTCCGGCCGACCGTTCTGGTCGGCGGCACGGACACCGCGCTGACCCGCTACTTCGAGTCGCCGCGCCTCCTGGTCGTCGCCGGATCGCGCCCCACCTGGCAGTTCTGCCATGTCGAGGACCTGGTCACGGCCCTGGAGTACGCCGCTCTGGAGAAGATCGACGGCGAGTTCGCGGTCGGCTGCGACGGCTGGCTGGAACAGGAGGAGGTCGAGGAGCTCAGCGGTGTCCGCCGGATGGAGCTGCCCTCCGCGGTGGCCCTCGGCGCCGCCGCCCGGCTGCACCGGATCGGCCTGACCCCGTCCCCGGCGGGCGATCTGGCGTACACGATGCACCCCTGGGTGGTCAGCGTGAGCCGGCTGCACGACGTGGGCTGGCGCCCCGCCTGGACCAACGAGGAAGTGCTCGCCGCGCTGCTCGAAGAGGTCGAGGGCCGCCACACAGTCGCCGGACGCCGCCTCGGCCGCAAGGACGCCACCGCGGCGGGGGCCGCCGGTGCGACCGTGGCGCTGCTCGGCACCGCGGCCCTGGTCCGCCGCGCCCGCAAGGCCCGCCGACGGATCTAG
- a CDS encoding PPA1309 family protein gives MLVMPNVSPSGPPMAASPLTVAVLEIDEYISGLGWDQPARLFALVDTARLRAQEPGLAAQLGLDGSDSPTASLTPIEQEELSPGTALDEFLATIAWPDAVIGCAMTVERLMLPPSAEASVPEGLSDAQLTKWVAKHPERQEVRMTVAVLRDGAREAAVRLREKDSPSEVRTGAGLVPGLADALAATFEA, from the coding sequence ATGTTGGTCATGCCCAACGTTTCCCCCTCAGGCCCTCCGATGGCCGCGAGCCCCCTCACCGTCGCCGTGCTCGAAATCGACGAGTACATCTCCGGCCTCGGCTGGGACCAGCCGGCCCGGCTCTTCGCTCTCGTCGACACCGCCCGGCTGCGGGCCCAGGAGCCCGGCCTCGCCGCCCAGCTCGGCCTCGACGGCTCCGACTCCCCGACCGCTTCACTGACGCCCATCGAGCAGGAGGAGCTTTCGCCGGGCACCGCCCTGGACGAGTTCCTCGCCACGATCGCCTGGCCCGACGCGGTGATCGGATGCGCGATGACGGTGGAGCGGCTGATGCTGCCGCCGTCCGCCGAGGCCTCCGTGCCGGAGGGGCTCAGCGATGCCCAGCTGACCAAGTGGGTCGCCAAGCACCCGGAGCGCCAGGAGGTGCGGATGACCGTGGCCGTCCTGCGGGACGGTGCGCGTGAGGCGGCCGTACGCCTCCGCGAGAAGGACTCGCCGAGCGAGGTGCGGACCGGTGCCGGTCTGGTGCCCGGGCTGGCCGACGCACTGGCCGCGACCTTCGAGGCCTGA
- a CDS encoding AIM24 family protein, with protein sequence MQSPLFSYTEQQSQDRYTVQNPQLLRVSLTGQDDVLARKGAMVAYQGLMEFDGEYRSQGQRRARASTGEGLDLMRCSGQGTVYLANLAQYIHVVDVDRDGMTVDSAYVLALDSSLHTEVIAVDSQYGISGTGKYQLNISGTGKVALMTSGQPLMMQVTPDKYVNADADAIVAWSSSLRVQMQAQTHSTGVWRRRGNTGEGWELSFLGQGFALVQPSEVLPPQNHEIGQGVRAQYGMGQHGAHGQNQNNAWN encoded by the coding sequence ATGCAGAGTCCGCTTTTCAGCTACACGGAACAGCAGTCCCAGGACCGGTACACAGTCCAGAACCCGCAGCTCCTGCGGGTCTCGCTGACCGGCCAGGACGACGTCCTCGCCCGCAAGGGCGCCATGGTCGCCTACCAGGGACTGATGGAGTTCGACGGCGAGTACCGGTCGCAGGGGCAGCGCCGCGCCCGCGCGAGCACCGGTGAGGGCCTCGACCTGATGCGCTGCTCCGGGCAGGGCACCGTCTACCTCGCCAACCTCGCGCAGTACATCCACGTCGTGGACGTGGACCGCGACGGCATGACGGTGGACAGCGCCTATGTCCTGGCGCTCGACTCCTCGCTGCACACCGAGGTCATCGCCGTCGACAGCCAGTACGGCATCTCGGGCACCGGCAAGTACCAGCTCAACATCTCCGGCACCGGCAAGGTCGCTCTGATGACCTCGGGCCAGCCGCTGATGATGCAGGTCACGCCGGACAAGTACGTCAACGCCGACGCCGACGCGATCGTCGCCTGGTCCAGCTCGCTGCGCGTGCAGATGCAGGCACAGACGCACTCCACGGGCGTCTGGCGGCGGCGGGGCAACACCGGCGAGGGCTGGGAGCTCAGCTTCCTCGGCCAGGGCTTCGCCCTGGTCCAGCCGAGCGAGGTGCTGCCCCCGCAGAACCACGAGATCGGCCAGGGCGTCCGGGCCCAGTACGGAATGGGCCAGCACGGCGCCCACGGTCAGAACCAGAACAACGCCTGGAACTGA
- a CDS encoding NUDIX hydrolase, with translation MSLYDDAVHVLKTYEHPVDPAQDELRQVYLDHLDLHPDGMWKACGAGHLTASALVIDPERGRVLLTLHRKLQMWLQMGGHCEPQDTTLAAAALREATEESGISGLTLLAGGPVRLDRHPIPAPCHWHLDVQYAALAPSGATEQISDESLDLRWFAYDEVASVADTSVVRLMTRVRAALEQHR, from the coding sequence GTGAGCCTCTACGACGACGCCGTTCACGTACTGAAGACGTACGAGCACCCGGTGGACCCGGCCCAGGACGAACTGCGCCAGGTCTATCTGGACCATCTGGACCTGCATCCCGACGGCATGTGGAAGGCCTGTGGGGCCGGACATCTGACGGCCAGCGCCCTGGTCATCGATCCGGAGCGCGGCCGGGTCCTGCTCACCTTGCACCGCAAGCTGCAGATGTGGCTGCAGATGGGCGGCCACTGCGAGCCGCAGGACACCACGCTGGCCGCCGCGGCGCTGCGGGAGGCCACCGAGGAGTCCGGCATCAGCGGCCTGACCCTGCTCGCGGGCGGACCGGTGAGGCTGGATCGCCACCCGATCCCAGCGCCCTGCCACTGGCATCTGGACGTGCAGTACGCGGCGCTCGCGCCGTCGGGCGCGACGGAACAGATCAGCGACGAGTCGCTGGACCTGCGCTGGTTCGCTTACGACGAGGTCGCCTCGGTGGCCGACACCTCGGTCGTACGGCTGATGACGCGCGTCCGTGCCGCGCTGGAGCAGCACCGGTAG
- a CDS encoding ThiF family adenylyltransferase gives MYPMLKPTLRRAWRSHGTVQFGVTHAHAVKLGPMDIATGCFLELLDGTRGLPLLRQEARALDLSDHQVDVLVGRLLSAGLIDDVRTAGPETDALRNRPGALERHRPDLASLSVVHPEPGGGLRRLAARRAMRVQVRGAGRVGAAIAAVLSGSGVGRVEVLDGGCTEPWDVSPGGLPPAAVGERRDTSARQLVRRSATGAAPRASETAGSAAGGEPGLSLIVIAPRDGLAVYAPDPRPAEPWIASGTPHLYAGVMEATGVVGPLVLPGGTACAGCLDLQRADRDGDWPRMLAQWRSGRRTAVQACDLGLATAVAGLAAAHALSFLDGELPASTGTRWEAALPLLDWRTERIRAHLGCSCGAAGHTEGERASVADTAHDTMAG, from the coding sequence GTGTATCCGATGTTGAAGCCCACGCTGCGCCGCGCATGGCGCAGCCACGGCACCGTGCAATTCGGGGTGACTCACGCCCACGCGGTGAAGCTCGGTCCGATGGATATCGCGACGGGCTGTTTTCTGGAACTGCTCGACGGTACGCGCGGCCTGCCGCTGCTGCGCCAGGAAGCCCGGGCGCTGGATCTGTCGGACCATCAAGTGGACGTCCTGGTGGGCCGCTTGCTGAGTGCGGGCCTGATCGACGATGTGCGGACCGCCGGCCCGGAGACCGATGCGTTACGGAACCGGCCCGGCGCCCTGGAGCGGCACCGCCCCGATCTGGCATCGCTCTCCGTCGTCCATCCCGAGCCGGGCGGCGGGCTGCGGCGGCTGGCGGCCCGCCGGGCGATGCGGGTCCAGGTGCGGGGCGCCGGCCGGGTCGGTGCCGCGATCGCGGCGGTGCTGTCCGGATCCGGGGTGGGCCGGGTGGAAGTTCTGGACGGCGGGTGCACCGAGCCGTGGGACGTATCGCCCGGCGGGCTTCCACCGGCGGCCGTCGGGGAGCGCAGGGACACCTCCGCCCGGCAGTTGGTGCGCAGGTCCGCCACCGGTGCGGCACCCCGGGCATCGGAGACCGCCGGCTCCGCGGCGGGCGGCGAGCCGGGGCTGTCGCTGATCGTGATCGCCCCTCGCGACGGCCTCGCGGTGTACGCCCCCGACCCCCGCCCGGCCGAACCATGGATCGCTTCGGGGACTCCCCACCTCTATGCAGGAGTGATGGAGGCGACGGGAGTGGTGGGGCCCCTGGTGCTGCCCGGGGGTACGGCGTGCGCGGGGTGTCTGGACCTGCAGCGTGCGGACCGGGATGGGGACTGGCCCAGGATGCTGGCTCAGTGGCGGTCCGGGCGGCGCACCGCCGTGCAGGCCTGTGACCTCGGACTGGCGACGGCGGTGGCCGGTCTGGCTGCCGCCCATGCCCTGTCGTTTCTGGACGGGGAGCTGCCCGCCAGCACGGGGACCCGTTGGGAGGCCGCGCTGCCGCTGTTGGACTGGCGGACCGAGCGGATCAGGGCCCACCTCGGCTGTTCCTGCGGGGCGGCTGGGCACACTGAGGGGGAGCGCGCCTCCGTGGCCGACACGGCGCACGACACAATGGCCGGGTAA
- a CDS encoding YlbL family protein has protein sequence MPRRTATMLASTLILIALLCAGVLIRVPYSEMSPGPTVNTLGKIGGEPVLQISGHKTYPTSGNLNMTTVRVTGADYRMNLVEAVYGWLAHDSVVVPHDTLYPDGKTEQQSTQENAEEFSQSQESAKVAALNELGIPVSSRVVVSTVVKGSPAQGKLHAGDVIKQVDGSAVEQPGDVAKLVTRHKPGEDVTFTIIPAKTAQAAEKAGKEPEGSRKIVITTAKAPKENRAIVGIQAGTDHTFPFRIDIKLADVGGPSAGLMFSLGIIDKLTTGKLTGGRFIAGTGTIDDQGKVGPIGGINMKLVGARDAGARYFLTPNDNCKAAASDTPSGLTLVRVKTIDDAKNSLEKIRAGDTAGLPSCSAG, from the coding sequence ATGCCACGCCGCACCGCGACGATGCTCGCCTCCACGCTGATCCTCATTGCGCTGCTCTGCGCGGGCGTGCTGATCAGAGTGCCGTATTCGGAGATGTCTCCCGGGCCGACGGTGAACACCCTCGGCAAGATCGGCGGCGAACCGGTCCTGCAGATTTCCGGGCACAAGACGTACCCGACGTCCGGCAACCTCAATATGACGACGGTCAGGGTCACCGGCGCCGACTACCGCATGAACCTCGTCGAGGCCGTCTACGGCTGGCTGGCCCACGACAGCGTGGTCGTCCCGCACGACACCCTCTACCCCGACGGCAAGACCGAGCAGCAGTCGACGCAGGAGAACGCCGAGGAGTTCAGCCAGTCCCAGGAGAGCGCCAAGGTCGCCGCCCTGAACGAGCTGGGCATCCCGGTGTCGTCGCGCGTCGTGGTGTCCACGGTCGTCAAGGGCAGCCCCGCCCAGGGCAAGCTGCACGCCGGTGATGTGATCAAGCAGGTCGACGGCAGCGCGGTCGAGCAGCCCGGGGACGTCGCGAAGCTCGTCACCCGCCACAAGCCCGGCGAGGACGTCACGTTCACGATCATCCCGGCGAAGACGGCACAGGCGGCCGAGAAGGCCGGCAAGGAGCCCGAGGGCAGCCGGAAGATCGTCATCACCACGGCGAAGGCCCCCAAGGAGAACCGCGCGATCGTCGGCATCCAGGCCGGGACGGACCACACGTTCCCGTTCCGGATCGACATCAAGCTCGCCGACGTCGGCGGCCCGAGCGCCGGTCTGATGTTCTCCCTGGGCATCATCGACAAGCTGACGACCGGCAAGCTCACGGGCGGCAGGTTCATCGCGGGCACCGGCACGATCGACGACCAGGGCAAGGTCGGCCCGATCGGCGGCATCAACATGAAGCTGGTCGGCGCGCGCGACGCGGGCGCCCGGTACTTCCTGACGCCGAACGACAACTGCAAGGCCGCCGCATCCGACACCCCGAGCGGACTCACGCTGGTGAGGGTGAAGACGATCGACGACGCGAAGAATTCGCTGGAGAAGATCCGCGCGGGGGACACGGCCGGCCTGCCGAGCTGCTCGGCGGGCTGA
- a CDS encoding TerD family protein has protein sequence MAREFQRGHKAKISDLTPGTDLYVGVQIAGPGLTFDISCFGLDANEQLSDDRYFIFFNQPKSPEESIQLLGAQAGDTESFRVTLDRIPANIHKLSFTATVDGAGQMSQVGPGYIRIVAGGEEVVRYAFNGSEFTTERAVMLGDFYLKDVWRFAAVGQGFDGGLDALLKNFGGEVAEEEPAAPQPQGAAPSFAPPAASVPAPSFGAPAAPQAPQVPQPAPFFGAPAAQPPAPTPQQQMHAAPTMAAPLAPHGGMVPPPAPAPAPYGQPPQQPQFGQVPGQQPPPAPPYGQQAPAPYGQQPPGMPQGVPQGVPQAGAGLQAALQPYKETATGQRWTPQNQQLMRVDLTMGGTPVLARQGSMVMYQGKVDFSYKGAGFAGRIVGNATGQEMQLMRCTGRGQVFLAEDGSHLHAIELQGDGICVSAENVLAFDESLQHEVRRIEGHGIPGGALFTMQFQGTGTVVVKTHGVPVVLPVTPTTFADCNAVVAWSSASQVIISSQVRLRRNAYPGHSGETVNLQFRGAPGNFIVVQPYEV, from the coding sequence ATGGCCAGGGAATTCCAGCGCGGCCACAAGGCCAAGATCAGCGATCTCACGCCGGGGACGGACCTGTACGTAGGTGTGCAGATCGCCGGCCCGGGACTGACCTTTGACATCAGCTGCTTCGGCCTCGATGCCAATGAGCAGCTCTCCGACGACCGGTATTTCATCTTCTTCAATCAGCCGAAATCGCCCGAGGAGTCCATTCAGCTCCTCGGCGCCCAGGCCGGTGACACCGAGTCGTTCCGCGTCACCCTGGACCGCATTCCGGCGAACATCCACAAGCTGTCGTTCACGGCGACGGTCGACGGCGCCGGACAGATGTCCCAGGTCGGCCCCGGGTACATCCGGATCGTCGCGGGTGGCGAGGAAGTCGTCAGGTACGCCTTCAACGGTTCGGAGTTCACCACCGAGCGCGCGGTGATGCTGGGTGACTTCTACCTGAAGGACGTGTGGCGGTTCGCCGCAGTTGGTCAGGGCTTCGACGGCGGCCTCGACGCGCTGCTGAAGAACTTCGGCGGCGAGGTCGCCGAGGAGGAGCCCGCCGCGCCTCAGCCGCAGGGTGCCGCTCCGTCGTTCGCCCCGCCCGCCGCGTCGGTGCCCGCCCCTTCCTTCGGGGCCCCGGCCGCGCCGCAGGCACCCCAAGTTCCGCAGCCGGCTCCGTTCTTCGGCGCCCCGGCCGCGCAGCCCCCGGCACCCACGCCGCAGCAGCAGATGCACGCCGCACCGACGATGGCGGCCCCGTTGGCGCCGCACGGTGGCATGGTTCCGCCGCCCGCCCCCGCACCGGCTCCATACGGGCAGCCGCCCCAGCAGCCGCAGTTCGGGCAGGTCCCCGGCCAGCAGCCGCCGCCTGCCCCGCCGTACGGCCAGCAGGCTCCCGCTCCGTACGGCCAGCAGCCGCCCGGAATGCCCCAGGGAGTCCCGCAGGGTGTGCCGCAGGCCGGTGCCGGTCTTCAGGCAGCGCTCCAGCCGTACAAGGAGACGGCCACCGGGCAGCGGTGGACCCCGCAGAATCAGCAGCTGATGCGGGTCGACCTCACCATGGGCGGCACGCCCGTGCTCGCCCGCCAAGGCAGCATGGTGATGTACCAGGGCAAGGTCGACTTCAGCTACAAGGGCGCCGGATTCGCGGGCCGCATCGTCGGCAATGCCACCGGCCAGGAGATGCAGCTGATGCGCTGCACCGGCCGCGGACAGGTCTTCCTCGCCGAGGACGGTTCCCATCTGCACGCCATCGAGCTGCAGGGCGACGGCATCTGCGTCTCGGCGGAGAACGTCCTCGCCTTCGACGAGTCGCTGCAGCACGAGGTCCGCAGGATCGAGGGCCACGGCATTCCCGGCGGCGCCCTGTTCACCATGCAGTTCCAGGGCACCGGCACGGTCGTCGTCAAGACCCATGGCGTCCCCGTCGTCCTGCCCGTCACGCCGACCACCTTCGCCGACTGCAACGCCGTCGTGGCCTGGTCGTCCGCGTCCCAGGTGATCATCTCCAGCCAGGTCCGGCTGCGCCGCAACGCGTACCCGGGACACAGCGGAGAAACCGTGAACCTTCAGTTCCGGGGCGCCCCCGGCAACTTCATCGTCGTCCAGCCCTACGAGGTCTGA
- a CDS encoding AIM24 family protein has translation MNQQLAGYAPTPVTARMENHGRAMLKVAMATGQDLYARTGSMVAYEGFIQYEPNPPAVRQIASQWITGEGAPIMKCSGDGLLYLADYGADVVVINLNNDSLSVNGTNVLAFDGHLTWGVERVKGLAKFAGQGLWNVCISGTGWVAITSRGTPIVVDCGRGEDETYVDPDALVAWSPNLKVKGKRSFKASSLIGRGSGEAYQMAFSGQGIVVVQPSEDSTDRLRVRN, from the coding sequence ATGAACCAGCAACTCGCGGGCTACGCCCCGACCCCCGTCACGGCCCGTATGGAGAACCACGGCCGCGCGATGCTCAAGGTCGCCATGGCCACCGGCCAGGACCTCTACGCACGTACCGGCTCGATGGTCGCGTACGAGGGCTTCATCCAGTACGAACCCAACCCGCCCGCCGTCCGCCAGATCGCCTCCCAGTGGATCACCGGCGAGGGCGCACCGATCATGAAGTGCTCCGGCGACGGTCTGCTCTACCTCGCCGACTACGGCGCCGATGTGGTCGTCATCAACCTCAACAACGACTCCCTCTCCGTGAACGGCACCAACGTCCTCGCCTTCGACGGCCATCTCACCTGGGGCGTGGAGCGGGTCAAGGGCCTCGCCAAGTTCGCCGGACAGGGCCTGTGGAACGTCTGCATCTCGGGTACCGGCTGGGTCGCCATCACCTCGCGCGGCACGCCGATCGTCGTCGACTGCGGACGCGGCGAGGACGAGACCTATGTCGACCCGGACGCCCTCGTGGCGTGGTCCCCGAACCTCAAGGTGAAGGGCAAGCGCAGCTTCAAGGCCTCCTCGCTCATCGGGCGGGGCAGCGGTGAGGCGTACCAGATGGCCTTCTCGGGCCAGGGCATCGTCGTCGTACAGCCGAGCGAGGACAGTACCGACCGCCTGCGGGTCCGGAACTGA
- a CDS encoding zinc-dependent metalloprotease translates to MSDTPFGFGLPPEEPENGDEGKKKDPTGGGQGSGGPANPFGFGPGAGGDNPFAAMFGTMNPNDLGAAFQQLGQMLSYEGGPVNWDMAKQIARQTVSQGTPDGTKDASVGPSDQSAVDEALRLADLWLDGVTSLPSGSVSTVAWSRAEWVEASLPAWQKLVDPVAERVGLAMGDVLPEEMQAMAGPLIGMMRSMGGAMFGQQIGQAIGVLAGEVVGSTDIGLPLGPAGKAALLPLNVERFGKDLSVPQDEVRLYLALREAAHQRLFAHVPWLRSHLFGAVEGYARGIKVDTSKLEDVVGQFDPSQPEQLQDALQQGMFQPEDTPEQKAALARLETALALVEGWVDAVVHEAAKSRLTSADALRETMRRRRASGGPAEQTFATLIGLQLRPRRLRDASRLWASLTDARGLDGRDALWAHPDMLPTAQDLDDPDGFVHHEQLDFSELDKMLGEAAKGPQKPEADAGEAGDAGPEGTDGRKNDGTKDGGKGDTDQ, encoded by the coding sequence GTGAGTGACACCCCATTCGGATTCGGCCTTCCGCCGGAGGAGCCGGAAAACGGCGACGAGGGCAAGAAGAAGGACCCCACCGGAGGTGGGCAGGGTTCGGGCGGGCCGGCGAACCCGTTCGGCTTCGGGCCCGGCGCGGGCGGGGACAACCCGTTCGCGGCGATGTTCGGCACGATGAACCCCAACGACCTGGGTGCGGCCTTCCAGCAGCTCGGCCAGATGCTGAGCTACGAGGGCGGTCCCGTGAACTGGGACATGGCCAAGCAGATCGCCCGCCAGACGGTCTCGCAGGGCACGCCGGACGGCACCAAGGACGCGAGCGTCGGCCCGTCCGACCAGTCCGCGGTCGACGAGGCGCTGCGCCTTGCCGATCTGTGGCTGGACGGCGTGACGTCGCTGCCCTCCGGTTCGGTCTCCACCGTGGCGTGGAGCCGTGCGGAGTGGGTCGAGGCGTCCCTCCCGGCCTGGCAGAAGCTGGTCGACCCGGTGGCCGAGCGCGTCGGTCTGGCCATGGGCGATGTGCTGCCCGAGGAGATGCAGGCGATGGCCGGCCCGCTGATCGGCATGATGCGGTCGATGGGCGGCGCGATGTTCGGCCAGCAGATCGGACAGGCTATCGGTGTGCTGGCGGGTGAGGTGGTGGGTTCGACCGATATCGGGCTGCCGCTGGGCCCGGCGGGCAAGGCCGCGCTCCTTCCGCTGAACGTGGAGAGGTTCGGCAAGGACCTGAGCGTGCCGCAGGATGAGGTGCGACTGTATCTGGCCCTGCGCGAGGCCGCCCACCAGCGGCTCTTCGCCCATGTGCCGTGGCTGCGCTCGCATCTGTTCGGCGCGGTCGAGGGGTACGCGCGCGGCATCAAGGTCGACACCAGCAAGCTGGAGGACGTGGTCGGCCAGTTCGACCCGTCGCAGCCGGAGCAGCTGCAGGACGCCCTTCAGCAGGGCATGTTCCAGCCGGAGGACACCCCGGAGCAGAAGGCCGCCCTGGCCCGGCTGGAGACGGCGCTCGCCTTGGTCGAGGGTTGGGTGGACGCGGTGGTGCACGAGGCCGCGAAGTCCCGTCTGACCTCGGCGGACGCCCTGCGCGAGACGATGCGCAGGCGGCGCGCCTCCGGCGGGCCGGCCGAGCAGACGTTCGCCACGCTCATCGGTCTTCAGCTGCGTCCGCGGCGGCTGCGTGACGCCTCGCGCCTGTGGGCCTCGCTCACGGACGCCCGTGGTCTCGACGGGCGCGACGCCCTGTGGGCGCACCCCGACATGCTGCCGACCGCCCAGGACCTGGACGATCCGGACGGCTTTGTGCACCACGAGCAGCTGGACTTCTCCGAGCTGGACAAGATGCTCGGCGAGGCCGCGAAGGGTCCGCAGAAGCCGGAGGCCGACGCGGGTGAGGCGGGCGACGCGGGTCCCGAGGGAACCGACGGCCGGAAGAACGACGGCACGAAGGACGGCGGCAAGGGCGACACCGACCAGTGA
- a CDS encoding M48 metallopeptidase family protein, whose product MPADPSPGFAGETPARSAGTHQRSAATRPPRASATSAVEVRRSTRRSRTVSAYREGDRTIVLIPARMSEAEEQRWVNVMLDKLAAQESRRILGDRELAERAERLSAQYFEGRARPDSVRWVTNQNTRWGSCTPAEGSIRLSHRLQGMPEYVVDYVLVHELAHLLVPGHGPRFWRLLEAYPRTERARGYLEGVVAADRLPHLPAARGE is encoded by the coding sequence GTGCCCGCCGACCCGTCACCCGGATTCGCCGGGGAGACCCCCGCGCGCAGCGCCGGAACCCATCAGCGCAGCGCGGCGACCCGTCCGCCCCGCGCCTCGGCAACGAGCGCGGTCGAGGTCCGCAGGAGCACCCGCCGCAGCAGAACGGTCTCCGCCTACCGGGAGGGGGATCGCACAATCGTGCTCATCCCCGCCCGGATGTCGGAGGCCGAGGAGCAGCGCTGGGTCAACGTGATGCTCGACAAGCTCGCGGCCCAGGAGAGCAGACGCATCCTCGGCGACAGGGAACTGGCCGAGCGGGCCGAGCGGTTGTCCGCCCAGTACTTCGAGGGCCGGGCCAGGCCCGATTCGGTGCGGTGGGTGACCAATCAGAACACCCGATGGGGGTCCTGCACCCCGGCCGAGGGCAGCATCCGGCTGTCGCACCGGCTGCAGGGCATGCCCGAGTACGTCGTCGACTACGTGCTGGTCCATGAGCTGGCCCATCTGCTCGTGCCCGGCCACGGTCCGCGCTTCTGGCGGCTGCTGGAGGCGTATCCCCGCACCGAGCGGGCACGCGGCTATCTGGAGGGTGTGGTGGCGGCCGACCGGCTGCCGCATCTTCCCGCCGCGCGCGGTGAGTGA